GTAATGTCCACCAAAGTCCGGGATAGCTCCTGGGGGTCCATGGAACCGGTTTGCAGGGTATATCGATCGATCATGGGACTCTCACCTCGGGAAACAGCCGCACCGGCGGCGTCGTTGTATCCTACGGCACAGGGGAGCCCCCCTCAACTGGAAAACCTCACACAGGGGAGGCACAAGATGCTGTTTTCTCGATACTTTAAAAAAAACCTGGAATGACCGAACAGTGTTACCTGGCCCCGATGAGCGGGGACACGGACACGCAGGCCCGGGAACTGGCACAGCGCTGGTCGCTGCCACTGGCCGGCCCCGGTCAGCCCGACGGACTCCGGCTGTGGGTGGGCGATGGGGCGGTGCAACTAGGCGACTCCCGGGCCGGGTCCCCGGGGCCGATCCGCGTGGACTTCCTGGAGCCCGCCTTCCTGCGGCGGCTGACCACGGCGGGCCCGACCCGGGAAGGCCTGGTGCGTGCCGTGGGTGCCCGCCGCGGGGCACGACCGGACGTCCTGGACGCCACCGCAGGACTCGGGCAGGACGCGGCGATTCTGGCCGCAGCCGGATGCCGGGTGACGCTGGTGGAGCGTTCACCGGTGGTCGCCGCCCTGCTGGAGGACGGGCTTCAGCGCGCCGGCCGCGACCCGCGCACCGCGGAGATCCGCGGACGCATGCAGCTGGTGGCCGCCGACAGTGCCACCTATCTACGCGGGTTGCCCGCACACCAGCGACCGGACATCGTCTATCTCGACCCCATGTATGCGGCCAGGCGCGGCGGGGGACGTTCGGGGAAATCCATGCAGCACCTGCAGGCGCTGCTGGGACACGGCGAGACCACGGCGACACTGCTCGACGCCGCGCTGAGCGCCGCCCGGCAACGGGTTGTCGTCAAACGTCAGCGGCGGGCGGCAGCGCTGGCGGAACCGGATCCGGACTTCTCCGTGCCGGGAGCCAGCACCCGCTTTGATGTTTACCTGGTCCCGGGCGCCGGTTCCCGGTAAGCCATCAGGGAATCGTCACAATCTGCAGGCTGCTGGCAACGATCTGGGTCCGGCGCGGCATGGTCAGGCCGCCCGGAGCAGGGCGAGGGTTGTGTCGAGCATGCGGCTCGAGAACCCCCATTCGTTGTCGTACCAGGCGCAGACCTTGATCTGACGACCGCCCTCGGTCACCCGGGTGAGGGAGGGGTCATAGGTCGAGGATGCCGGGTCGTGGTTGAAATCCGACGACACCAGCGGCTCGTCGCAGACCTTGAGTACTCCGGCCAGCGGGCCGTCGGCGGCGGCGCGAATGACTGCGTCCACCTCTCCGGCGTCCGTCGCACGGGAGGGCGTAAAGGTGAAGTCCACCAGCGACACGTTGATGGTGGGTACGCGCACGGCGAAGCCGTCCAGGCGCCCGGCGAGCTCCGGCAGGACCAGGCCCACCGCCGCCGCCGCGCCGGTCTGGGTGGGAATCATGGACTGGGTCGCTGACCGGGCCCGGCGCAGGTCCTTATGGTAGACATCGCTCAGGACCTGGTCATTGGTGTAGGAATGGATGGCGGTCATCAGGCCGTGCTCCACGCCCATGGCCTCGTGAAGGGGTTTGACCAGCGGCGCCAGACTGTTGGTGGTGCACGAGGCGTTGGAGATGACCCGGTGCCCGGACGTGAGCACACCGTCGTTGACCCCGTAGACGATGGTGGCATCCACGTCGCTGCCACCGGGGGCGGAAATCACCACCCGGCCGGCGCCGGCTTCCAGGTGGGCTCCGGCACCGGCACGGCTCGTGAACAGCCCCGTGCACTCCAGCACGGCGTCCACCTGCAGCTCCGCCCAGGGTAGCCTCGCCGGGTCCCGCTCCGCGCAGACCCGAATTCGGTCCTCCTCCACCAGCAGGGCGTCACCATCCACCGCCACGGTGCCGGGGAAAGGCCCATGCACCGTATCCCGGCGCAGCAGGTGGGCGTTGGTGGAGGCATCGCCCAGATCGTTGATCGCGACGATCTCGAGGTCGTCCCGCCGTTCCTGCTCGTACAGGGCGCGCAGGGCATTGCGGCCGATCCGGCCGAAGCCGTTGATGGCAACTCTGTAACTCATCGTTCTCCTCCGTGTGGTCCGTCGGTGGCCCCGGCTTGAAGCGCATGCCGTCCATCGTCGACGGCGCGCGGGCGCGGCGGACACTGGTTCGGTACCATGGGTGAATGCTCGCCTTCATGGTGTTTTCGTTATTAAGCGAAAGTCAATACAACTGAACACAAACGAATACAACCAGTCAATTACGAAGAGGGGCCGATGGATGATCTGACACCCAGGCAGGAACGCATCATGCAGCGCGTCCGTCAGGACGGCTTCGTGGCCATCGACGGCCTTGCCGAGCAGTTCGAGGTGACACCGCAGACCATTCGGCGGGACGTCAACCAACTGTGCGCGACTGGGTTGCTGCGCCGGCATCACGGCGGTGCAGGCCTGCCCTCCAGCGTGGAGAACGTTGCCTACCGCGCACGCAAGGTCATGCAGTTGGATGCCAAACAGCGCATCGCTCGGGCGCTGGCAGCGGAAATCCCGGATCAGGCGTCCCTGTTCGTCACGCTGGGCACCACCAACGAGGAGGTGGCCCGGGCCCTGCTGCAGCATGACGGGCTGCGCATCATCACCAACAACCTGAACGTGGCCACCATCCTGACCAACAACCCCACCTTCGAGATCATTCTTGCGGGCGGCGTGGTTCGCCCCCGCGATCGCGGCATCACCGGCGAGGCCACCATCGATTTCATGCGGCAGTTCCGCGTGGACTTCGGC
The DNA window shown above is from Aquisalimonas sp. 2447 and carries:
- a CDS encoding class I SAM-dependent methyltransferase gives rise to the protein MTEQCYLAPMSGDTDTQARELAQRWSLPLAGPGQPDGLRLWVGDGAVQLGDSRAGSPGPIRVDFLEPAFLRRLTTAGPTREGLVRAVGARRGARPDVLDATAGLGQDAAILAAAGCRVTLVERSPVVAALLEDGLQRAGRDPRTAEIRGRMQLVAADSATYLRGLPAHQRPDIVYLDPMYAARRGGGRSGKSMQHLQALLGHGETTATLLDAALSAARQRVVVKRQRRAAALAEPDPDFSVPGASTRFDVYLVPGAGSR
- the gap gene encoding type I glyceraldehyde-3-phosphate dehydrogenase, translated to MSYRVAINGFGRIGRNALRALYEQERRDDLEIVAINDLGDASTNAHLLRRDTVHGPFPGTVAVDGDALLVEEDRIRVCAERDPARLPWAELQVDAVLECTGLFTSRAGAGAHLEAGAGRVVISAPGGSDVDATIVYGVNDGVLTSGHRVISNASCTTNSLAPLVKPLHEAMGVEHGLMTAIHSYTNDQVLSDVYHKDLRRARSATQSMIPTQTGAAAAVGLVLPELAGRLDGFAVRVPTINVSLVDFTFTPSRATDAGEVDAVIRAAADGPLAGVLKVCDEPLVSSDFNHDPASSTYDPSLTRVTEGGRQIKVCAWYDNEWGFSSRMLDTTLALLRAA
- a CDS encoding DeoR/GlpR family DNA-binding transcription regulator, translated to MDDLTPRQERIMQRVRQDGFVAIDGLAEQFEVTPQTIRRDVNQLCATGLLRRHHGGAGLPSSVENVAYRARKVMQLDAKQRIARALAAEIPDQASLFVTLGTTNEEVARALLQHDGLRIITNNLNVATILTNNPTFEIILAGGVVRPRDRGITGEATIDFMRQFRVDFGITGISGIDADGTLLDFDYREVRVVQAIMAQARQFWLATDHSKFGRNAMVELGHLRELDALFTDREPPEAWQGQLRDAGVRVVVADQQ